In Sphingobium sp. B2D3C, a genomic segment contains:
- the sppA gene encoding signal peptide peptidase SppA codes for MSLVKTAWKIMMGVKDALVLLFLILFFAMLYAGLKAARMEESFPASGALYLALDRPIVEQPRPIDQYAMVAGTGGSGEYRLRDVVRAIEAAAGDSAIKAVVLDLDGFGGGGQVAMQRVGEALDKVRAAGKPVLTRASYYDDASYMLAAHASEVWLDPLGMVGVTGPGGSNLYFKGLIDRLGVKAHVYRVGSFKSAVEPYTQAEQSPEARAANEALVTAIWSDWLEHVGKARPAARVRDYLADPLALLRANGGDTAKAAQAAGLVDKLGDPVTFGNHVAEIVGEASDPRPGDYAAIPFEGYLRKHKEGSGGQVGVVTVAGEIVDGEAAPGQAGGTSVASLINDAVAEDSVKALVLRVDSPGGSAAAAEEIRLALAQARAKGLPIVVSMGNVAASGGYWVSTASDMIFAEPATITGSIGVFGILPSFEDALAKVGITSDGVKATPLSGEPDVIGGVSPEFNALAQASVEDIYGKFIGLVASNRKMTPQRVNEIAQGRVWAGGMAHQLKLVDRFGGVEDAVAEAARRAKLSGDAASARYFDPEPDSLAQFLGMFMSGEARAPTLTAPRDLLSYAARQQRQIAVRIMRDLQVLVEGPSIRADCLECRAFTPASAMTSGEQAGWLGILLGAAQRPL; via the coding sequence CTGAGTCTTGTGAAAACTGCCTGGAAAATCATGATGGGGGTGAAGGACGCGCTGGTCCTGCTCTTCCTCATCCTCTTCTTCGCGATGCTCTATGCCGGCCTCAAGGCCGCGCGGATGGAAGAGAGCTTTCCGGCAAGCGGCGCGCTCTATCTTGCGCTGGACAGGCCGATCGTGGAGCAGCCCCGGCCGATCGATCAATATGCGATGGTCGCGGGCACCGGCGGGTCGGGCGAATATCGCCTGCGCGACGTGGTGCGCGCCATCGAGGCAGCGGCGGGCGACAGCGCGATCAAGGCCGTGGTGCTCGATCTGGATGGCTTTGGCGGCGGCGGGCAGGTCGCCATGCAACGTGTGGGCGAGGCGCTCGACAAGGTGCGCGCCGCGGGCAAACCGGTGCTCACCCGCGCCTCTTATTATGACGATGCCAGCTACATGCTGGCCGCCCATGCCAGCGAGGTGTGGCTCGATCCGCTCGGCATGGTCGGGGTGACCGGGCCGGGCGGGAGCAATCTCTACTTCAAGGGCCTGATCGACCGGCTGGGGGTGAAGGCGCATGTCTACCGTGTCGGCAGCTTCAAGAGCGCGGTGGAGCCCTATACGCAGGCCGAACAGTCGCCCGAGGCGCGCGCCGCCAATGAGGCGCTGGTGACGGCGATCTGGTCCGACTGGCTGGAGCATGTCGGCAAGGCGCGTCCGGCGGCGCGGGTGCGCGATTATCTGGCCGATCCGCTGGCGCTGCTGCGCGCCAATGGCGGCGATACCGCCAAGGCGGCGCAGGCGGCGGGGCTGGTCGACAAGCTCGGCGATCCGGTGACATTCGGCAATCATGTCGCCGAAATCGTCGGGGAGGCGAGCGACCCGCGGCCGGGCGATTATGCCGCCATCCCGTTCGAGGGCTATTTGCGCAAGCATAAGGAAGGCAGCGGCGGGCAGGTCGGCGTCGTCACCGTCGCCGGAGAGATCGTGGATGGCGAAGCGGCGCCTGGGCAAGCCGGCGGGACCAGCGTCGCCAGCCTCATCAACGACGCGGTGGCCGAGGATTCGGTGAAGGCGCTGGTGCTGCGCGTCGATTCGCCGGGCGGATCGGCAGCGGCGGCGGAGGAAATCCGTCTGGCTCTGGCGCAGGCGCGCGCCAAGGGCCTGCCGATCGTCGTCTCGATGGGCAATGTCGCGGCCAGCGGCGGCTATTGGGTCAGCACGGCCAGCGACATGATCTTTGCCGAGCCGGCGACGATCACCGGGTCGATCGGCGTGTTCGGCATATTGCCGAGCTTCGAGGATGCGCTCGCCAAGGTCGGTATCACCAGCGATGGCGTGAAGGCCACGCCGCTATCCGGCGAGCCGGATGTGATCGGCGGGGTCAGCCCGGAGTTCAACGCGCTGGCGCAAGCGAGCGTGGAGGATATCTACGGCAAGTTCATCGGTCTGGTTGCCAGCAACCGCAAGATGACGCCGCAGCGGGTCAACGAGATCGCGCAGGGCCGGGTGTGGGCCGGCGGCATGGCGCATCAGCTCAAGCTCGTCGACCGCTTCGGCGGGGTCGAGGATGCCGTTGCGGAGGCGGCGCGGCGCGCCAAGCTGAGCGGTGACGCCGCAAGCGCGCGCTATTTCGATCCCGAACCGGATTCGCTGGCGCAGTTTCTCGGCATGTTCATGAGCGGGGAGGCGAGAGCGCCGACCCTCACCGCCCCGCGCGATCTGCTGAGCTATGCGGCGCGGCAGCAGCGGCAGATTGCCGTGCGGATCATGCGTGACCTGCAGGTGCTGGTCGAGGGGCCGTCCATCCGCGCGGACTGCCTGGAGTGCCGCGCCTTTACGCCGGCCAGCGCCATGACATCGGGCGAGCAGGCAGGCTGGCTCGGCATCCTCCTTGGCGCTGCCCAGCGGCCGCTCTGA
- a CDS encoding trimeric intracellular cation channel family protein, protein MTPQDLPVPVDALLSAMGLVGIFVFAASGALAAARLGQTLVTFAFFAIATGVGGGTVRDLLIGAPVFWIHDVRPALICLGASLVVWMTPERWWSERALDWLDAVGLVAFAVFGTAKAMSLDIPPFISALMGIITACVGGIIRDLLAGHPSIVLRPEIYVTAAALSAGLYALLASIGMAAPWAAVLAVIAGFILRAVAIVRGLALPHYRTGISPDQAGGPSG, encoded by the coding sequence ATGACACCGCAGGATCTGCCCGTGCCCGTCGACGCGCTGCTCTCCGCCATGGGGCTGGTGGGCATCTTCGTCTTTGCGGCCTCGGGCGCGCTGGCGGCGGCGCGCCTCGGCCAGACCCTCGTCACCTTCGCCTTCTTTGCCATCGCCACCGGCGTTGGCGGCGGCACGGTGCGCGATCTGCTGATCGGCGCACCGGTCTTCTGGATTCACGATGTGCGCCCCGCGCTCATCTGCCTCGGTGCATCGCTGGTGGTGTGGATGACGCCCGAGCGCTGGTGGAGCGAGCGCGCGCTCGACTGGCTGGACGCCGTGGGGCTGGTTGCCTTCGCCGTGTTCGGCACCGCCAAGGCCATGAGCCTCGACATCCCGCCCTTCATCAGCGCGCTGATGGGCATCATTACGGCCTGCGTCGGCGGCATCATCCGTGATCTGCTGGCCGGCCACCCCTCCATCGTGCTGCGCCCGGAAATCTATGTGACCGCCGCCGCCCTGTCGGCCGGCCTCTATGCCCTGCTCGCCAGCATCGGCATGGCAGCCCCTTGGGCCGCCGTGCTGGCGGTGATCGCCGGCTTCATCCTGCGCGCCGTCGCCATCGTGCGCGGCCTTGCGCTCCCGCATTATCGCACCGGCATCAGCCCGGATCAGGCGGGTGGCCCCTCGGGATAA
- a CDS encoding GFA family protein, which produces MALPSGRSEMAAAITGGCLCGACRYATDAAPINIRACHCRLCQKATGAPLYARVLVPLDAVRIEGPVGWHHSSAALRRGFCTACGTTLFSERASANVIGLAIGSLDEPERYPPTEHIWTSSGLSWLTSADDLPHYPEGPPA; this is translated from the coding sequence TTGGCGCTGCCCAGCGGCCGCTCTGAAATGGCGGCCGCGATCACCGGCGGTTGCCTGTGCGGTGCCTGCCGCTATGCGACCGATGCGGCGCCGATCAACATTCGCGCCTGCCATTGCCGGCTCTGCCAGAAAGCGACTGGCGCACCGCTTTATGCGCGGGTGCTGGTGCCGCTCGATGCCGTCCGCATCGAAGGTCCGGTGGGATGGCATCACAGCTCGGCGGCTTTGCGACGCGGCTTCTGCACCGCGTGCGGCACCACATTGTTCTCGGAGCGCGCCTCGGCCAATGTGATCGGCCTTGCCATTGGCAGCCTGGATGAACCCGAGCGCTACCCGCCGACCGAGCATATCTGGACCTCAAGCGGGCTGAGCTGGCTGACATCGGCCGATGATCTGCCGCATTATCCCGAGGGGCCACCCGCCTGA
- a CDS encoding NADPH-dependent FMN reductase encodes MSLSLLVFYGSYREARAGIRLADYCVRTLSERGHKVELIDARAIGLPMLDKRLSDYAPGTAPAEMTALADKISAADGFVFVTGEYNSGLQPGLKNLIDHYYQEWRRRPAGIVSYSAGRMAGARSSYAWHPTLTTLGIAVIPASVAVGGITDSLDAAGEPSGAGGAALVRSFAGFADELEWWAGAVKAQRKPG; translated from the coding sequence ATGAGCCTTTCGCTTCTCGTCTTCTATGGATCCTATCGGGAGGCGCGCGCCGGCATCAGGCTTGCCGATTATTGCGTGCGCACGCTGTCCGAACGAGGCCATAAGGTGGAGCTGATCGATGCGCGCGCGATCGGCCTGCCGATGCTGGACAAGCGCCTCTCCGACTACGCGCCCGGCACCGCACCGGCCGAGATGACGGCTCTCGCCGACAAGATCAGCGCGGCCGATGGCTTCGTGTTCGTCACCGGCGAGTATAATTCCGGTCTGCAGCCCGGCCTCAAGAATCTCATCGACCATTATTATCAGGAATGGCGGCGGCGGCCGGCCGGCATCGTCAGCTATTCGGCGGGGCGGATGGCGGGGGCGCGCTCCAGCTACGCCTGGCATCCGACGCTGACGACGCTGGGGATCGCCGTGATTCCCGCCAGCGTGGCAGTCGGCGGGATCACGGACAGTCTCGATGCGGCCGGCGAACCAAGCGGCGCGGGTGGCGCGGCGCTGGTGCGCAGCTTTGCCGGCTTTGCGGACGAGCTGGAATGGTGGGCCGGCGCGGTGAAGGCGCAGCGCAAGCCGGGCTGA
- a CDS encoding YggS family pyridoxal phosphate-dependent enzyme, translating into MSAEGTAESRLAHVRDSISRVERVAGRPAGSVTLIAISKTHPAEAVRPLIEAGQCVFGENRVQEAQAKWPALREAYPDIRLHLVGQLQSNKAEDAVALFDAVHGVDRASLIAALARAMDKAGRRPDCFLQVNIGEEEQKGGCAIADVPALLAQARAADLPVVGLMCVPPAEVEAAPYFALLDKLARDHGLPGRSMGMSGDYETAVMLGATHVRVGTALFGTRDAI; encoded by the coding sequence ATGAGCGCTGAGGGCACGGCCGAAAGCCGGCTGGCGCATGTGCGGGACAGCATCAGCAGGGTCGAACGCGTCGCGGGTCGTCCTGCGGGGTCGGTGACGCTGATCGCCATCAGCAAGACGCATCCGGCCGAGGCGGTGCGCCCGCTTATCGAGGCCGGGCAGTGCGTGTTCGGCGAAAACCGCGTGCAGGAAGCGCAGGCCAAATGGCCGGCGCTGCGCGAGGCCTATCCCGATATCCGCCTCCACCTCGTCGGCCAGCTTCAGTCCAACAAGGCGGAGGATGCGGTCGCGCTGTTCGATGCCGTTCATGGCGTCGACCGCGCCTCGCTGATCGCGGCGCTGGCCAGGGCCATGGACAAGGCGGGCCGCCGGCCGGACTGCTTCCTGCAGGTCAATATCGGCGAGGAAGAGCAGAAGGGCGGCTGCGCCATCGCCGATGTGCCGGCCCTGCTGGCACAGGCGCGCGCGGCGGACCTGCCGGTCGTCGGGCTGATGTGCGTGCCCCCTGCGGAGGTCGAAGCTGCGCCCTATTTCGCCCTGCTCGACAAGCTGGCCCGCGATCATGGATTGCCGGGCCGCTCCATGGGCATGTCCGGCGACTATGAGACGGCTGTGATGCTCGGCGCCACCCATGTGCGGGTGGGCACCGCATTGTTCGGCACCCGCGACGCCATCTGA
- a CDS encoding glycosyltransferase family 2 protein, producing the protein MTIQTMTEAPVAAQMLPAELAIVVPTFNEAQNVALLADLVDKALPGVAWELVFVDDNSPDDTSGKVRALAQRDPRVRILHRFGRRGLSSACVEGILATSAPYVAIMDADLQHDESVLKTMFERIRADDVDLVVGSRYVEGGGMGDWSESRQRMSQFATKLALKLTKTPISDPMSGFMMMRRDAFMRSLPNLSTVGFKILLDIAASAPTPLRVAEVPYTFRTRQFGESKLDSLVLWEYVQLLMDKAVGHIVPVRFLSFAMVGGTGVVVHFAVLTLLFVALGMSFAVAQTAATLVAITSNFLLNNMFTYRDQRLQGWGLLRGWITFNLVCAFGAAANIGVADWLFVNKAYWALSALAGIMVSVVWNYVMSAFFTWKKKG; encoded by the coding sequence GTGACCATCCAGACCATGACAGAAGCTCCGGTCGCGGCGCAGATGCTTCCGGCCGAGCTTGCGATCGTCGTTCCGACTTTCAACGAAGCGCAGAATGTGGCCCTGCTCGCCGATCTGGTCGACAAGGCCCTGCCCGGCGTCGCCTGGGAACTGGTGTTCGTGGACGATAATTCGCCCGACGATACCTCTGGCAAGGTGCGGGCGCTGGCTCAGCGCGATCCACGCGTGCGCATTCTCCATCGCTTTGGGCGCCGGGGCCTGTCGAGCGCCTGCGTCGAGGGCATTCTTGCGACGTCCGCCCCTTATGTGGCGATCATGGATGCCGATCTTCAGCATGACGAATCGGTGCTCAAGACCATGTTCGAGCGGATCAGGGCGGACGATGTCGATCTGGTGGTCGGCAGCCGCTATGTCGAAGGCGGCGGCATGGGCGACTGGAGCGAGAGCCGCCAGCGGATGAGCCAGTTCGCCACCAAGCTGGCGCTCAAGCTGACCAAGACGCCGATTTCCGACCCGATGAGCGGCTTCATGATGATGCGGCGGGATGCCTTCATGCGCTCGCTGCCCAATCTCTCGACCGTGGGCTTCAAGATCCTGCTGGATATCGCGGCCAGCGCACCAACGCCGCTGCGGGTTGCGGAAGTGCCCTACACCTTCCGCACGCGCCAGTTCGGTGAGAGCAAGCTCGATAGCCTGGTGCTGTGGGAGTATGTGCAGCTGCTCATGGACAAGGCGGTGGGCCATATCGTGCCCGTCCGCTTCCTGAGCTTCGCCATGGTCGGCGGCACGGGTGTGGTCGTCCACTTTGCGGTGCTGACGCTGCTGTTCGTGGCGCTGGGCATGAGCTTCGCGGTGGCGCAGACCGCAGCGACGCTCGTCGCCATCACCAGCAACTTCCTGCTCAACAACATGTTCACCTACCGCGACCAGCGCCTGCAGGGCTGGGGATTGCTGCGCGGCTGGATCACCTTCAATCTCGTCTGTGCCTTTGGCGCGGCGGCCAATATCGGCGTGGCGGACTGGTTGTTCGTCAACAAGGCCTATTGGGCCTTGTCCGCGCTGGCGGGCATCATGGTCAGCGTCGTGTGGAACTATGTGATGTCGGCCTTCTTCACCTGGAAGAAGAAGGGTTGA